The following are from one region of the Candidatus Kryptoniota bacterium genome:
- the mgrA gene encoding L-glyceraldehyde 3-phosphate reductase, with product MSQKKYKSSDKRYDRMSYRRCGRSGVMLPAVSLGLWHNFGGVDSDRTYRKILWSAFDLGVTHFDLANNYGPPPGSAESNFGRIVKQDFSSYRDEMIISTKAGYLMWPGPYGEWGSRKYLIASLDQSLLRMGLEYVDIFYSHRPDPDTPLEETMGALADIVEQGKALYVGISNYRNDVAATAIQTLERMGVHCLIHQPRYSMFDRWVEEGLLDVLAKYGVGCIPFSPLAQGLLTDRYLNGIPRGSRASKPHGFLRPEQITEEKISKAKKLNEIAKSRGQSLAQMSLSWLLKDTRITSVLIGASSVDQLRNNLKSVDNLSFTDAELNAIEMVLQ from the coding sequence ATGAGTCAAAAGAAGTATAAGTCTTCAGACAAGAGATACGACAGAATGAGCTACAGGCGCTGTGGAAGAAGCGGCGTTATGTTGCCGGCGGTGTCGCTTGGATTATGGCACAACTTCGGCGGGGTTGATTCGGATCGGACCTACAGAAAAATTCTTTGGAGTGCCTTTGATCTTGGTGTCACTCATTTTGATCTTGCGAACAATTATGGCCCGCCGCCCGGCTCGGCAGAATCAAACTTCGGCAGGATCGTGAAACAAGACTTCTCGTCCTACCGGGATGAGATGATCATCTCCACAAAGGCCGGCTATCTCATGTGGCCTGGTCCTTACGGAGAGTGGGGCTCGCGCAAGTATCTCATAGCCAGCCTCGACCAGAGCTTACTCAGAATGGGTCTTGAATATGTCGACATTTTCTATTCTCATCGACCGGATCCTGATACTCCACTGGAGGAAACCATGGGCGCACTTGCCGACATCGTGGAGCAGGGGAAAGCACTGTACGTGGGAATCTCAAATTATAGAAACGATGTCGCTGCCACGGCGATCCAGACGCTTGAGAGAATGGGGGTTCATTGCTTGATTCACCAGCCACGCTACTCGATGTTCGATCGCTGGGTAGAAGAGGGGCTACTAGACGTACTCGCCAAGTATGGAGTTGGTTGTATCCCGTTTTCACCTCTCGCCCAGGGCTTGCTTACGGATCGCTACCTCAATGGAATTCCGCGCGGCTCGCGTGCTTCCAAGCCTCATGGTTTCCTCAGACCTGAGCAAATTACAGAGGAGAAGATTTCGAAAGCTAAAAAGCTCAACGAGATAGCTAAGTCGAGAGGTCAGAGTCTGGCGCAGATGTCGCTTTCCTGGCTCCTCAAGGATACAAGAATAACATCAGTACTCATAGGGGCGAGCAGCGTGGACCAGTTGCGAAACAATTTGAAGTCGGTCGATAATCTGAGTTTCACAGACGCTGAACTGAACGCAATAGAGATGGTCCTGCAATGA